The proteins below come from a single Streptomyces sp. B3I8 genomic window:
- the dnaN gene encoding DNA polymerase III subunit beta, translated as MKIRVERDVLAEAVAWAARSLPARPPAPVLAGLLLKAEDGALSLSSFDYEVSARVSVEAEVEEEGTVLVSGRLLADISRALPNRPVEISTDGVRATVVCGSSRFTLHTLPVEEYPSLPQMPNATGTVPGEVFASAVQQVATAAGRDDTLPVLTGVRIEIEGDSVTLASTDRYRFAVREFLWKPENPDISAVALVPAKTLQDTAKALTSGDQVILALSGSGAGEGLIGFEGAGRRTTTRLLEGDLPKYKTLFPTEFNSVAVIETAPFVEAVKRVALVAERNTPVRLSFEQGVLILEAGSSDDAQAVERVDAQLEGDDISIAFNPTFLLDGLSAIDSPVAQLSFTTSTKPALLSGKPAVDAEADEAYKYLIMPVRLSG; from the coding sequence GTGAAGATCCGGGTGGAACGCGACGTACTCGCGGAGGCAGTGGCCTGGGCGGCGCGCAGCCTCCCGGCCCGTCCGCCGGCGCCGGTCCTCGCCGGCCTGCTGCTCAAGGCGGAGGACGGGGCGCTGAGCCTGTCCAGTTTCGACTACGAGGTCTCCGCCCGCGTGTCGGTGGAGGCGGAGGTCGAGGAGGAGGGCACGGTCCTCGTCTCGGGCCGCCTGCTCGCCGACATCTCGCGTGCCCTCCCCAACCGGCCGGTGGAGATTTCCACAGACGGTGTACGGGCGACGGTGGTGTGCGGTTCCTCGCGCTTCACACTCCACACCCTGCCTGTGGAGGAGTACCCGTCGCTGCCGCAGATGCCCAACGCCACGGGCACGGTCCCGGGCGAGGTGTTCGCCTCCGCCGTGCAGCAGGTGGCCACCGCGGCCGGCCGCGACGACACGCTGCCCGTCCTCACCGGCGTGCGCATCGAGATCGAGGGCGACTCGGTGACGCTGGCGTCCACCGACCGCTACCGCTTCGCGGTCCGCGAGTTCCTGTGGAAGCCGGAGAACCCGGACATCTCCGCGGTCGCCCTGGTGCCCGCCAAGACGCTCCAGGACACCGCCAAAGCGCTCACCAGTGGTGACCAGGTCATCCTGGCGCTGTCGGGCTCGGGCGCGGGCGAGGGCCTGATCGGCTTCGAGGGCGCGGGCCGCCGTACGACCACGCGGCTGCTGGAGGGCGACCTCCCGAAGTACAAGACGCTGTTCCCGACGGAGTTCAACAGCGTCGCCGTGATCGAGACCGCCCCCTTCGTGGAGGCCGTCAAGCGCGTCGCCCTGGTCGCCGAGCGGAACACCCCGGTGCGGCTGAGCTTCGAGCAGGGTGTGCTGATCCTGGAGGCCGGCTCCAGCGACGACGCACAAGCTGTGGAAAGGGTCGACGCCCAGCTCGAGGGCGACGACATCTCGATCGCCTTCAACCCGACGTTCCTGCTGGACGGCTTGAGCGCGATCGACTCCCCGGTCGCCCAGCTGTCGTTCACGACGTCCACCAAGCCGGCCCTGCTCAGTGGCAAGCCGGCCGTGGACGCGGAGGCGGACGAGGCGTACAAGTACCTGATCATGCCGGTGCGGCTGAGCGGCTGA
- the gnd gene encoding phosphogluconate dehydrogenase (NAD(+)-dependent, decarboxylating), producing the protein MELGLVGLGKMGGNMRERIRRAGHTVIGYDRNPDVADVHSLSELVGKLQAPRVVWVMVPAGAPTQSTIDELAELLDAGDVVVDGGNSRWTDDEKHAAELAAKDIGFVDCGVSGGVWGLENGYALMYGGETEHVDRVRPVFEALKPEGDFGAVHAGKVGAGHFAKMVHNGIEYAMMQAYAEGWELLEKVDSVTDVREVFRSWQEGTVIRSWLLDLAVDALDGDEHLEGLKGYAQDSGEGRWTVEAAIDNAVPLPAITASLFARFSSRQEDSPQMKMIAALRNQFGGHAVEKK; encoded by the coding sequence ATGGAGCTCGGTCTCGTCGGCCTCGGCAAGATGGGCGGCAACATGCGCGAGCGCATACGCCGTGCCGGTCACACCGTCATCGGGTACGACCGCAACCCGGACGTCGCCGATGTCCACAGCCTCTCGGAGCTCGTGGGCAAGCTGCAGGCCCCGCGGGTGGTCTGGGTGATGGTCCCGGCCGGAGCCCCCACCCAGTCCACGATCGACGAGCTGGCCGAACTGCTCGACGCCGGAGACGTGGTCGTGGACGGCGGCAACTCCCGCTGGACGGACGACGAGAAGCACGCCGCGGAACTGGCCGCCAAGGACATCGGCTTCGTCGACTGCGGTGTTTCCGGCGGCGTCTGGGGACTGGAGAACGGCTACGCGCTGATGTACGGCGGCGAGACCGAGCACGTCGACCGGGTGCGGCCCGTCTTCGAGGCGCTCAAGCCGGAGGGCGACTTCGGCGCGGTGCACGCGGGCAAGGTCGGCGCCGGCCACTTCGCCAAGATGGTTCACAACGGCATCGAGTACGCCATGATGCAGGCCTACGCCGAGGGCTGGGAGCTGCTGGAGAAGGTCGACTCGGTCACGGACGTGCGCGAGGTCTTCCGCTCCTGGCAGGAGGGCACCGTCATCCGCTCCTGGCTGCTCGACCTCGCGGTCGACGCCCTCGACGGCGACGAGCACCTGGAGGGCCTGAAGGGGTACGCGCAGGACTCCGGCGAGGGCCGGTGGACCGTGGAGGCCGCCATCGACAACGCCGTGCCGCTGCCCGCGATCACCGCCTCGCTGTTCGCGCGTTTCTCCTCCCGGCAGGAGGACTCACCGCAGATG